The proteins below are encoded in one region of uncultured Acidilobus sp. JCHS:
- a CDS encoding DNA helicase TIP49, TBP-interacting protein, producing the protein MKHMSEIQVTPIRQPKWSSVHSHIRGLGLDPKGKAKPVADGMIGQVEAREAAGIIVELVRQGRLGGKGVLMVGPSGTGKTAIAVAMARELGEDTPFVAVNGAEVLAAENKTAFLMQAFRRAVGIRIRETREVVTGVVTELKYIKKTSPFYPYPVLGGARISLETKDDSAAFTVGPEVAQQLQALGVRKGDVIMIDVETGDVRRLGRVREKAEKVFDIDVTQEVEVPSGKVRSRRDIVRTLTFHDIDASLAAQRAAFTLFGFLREEATITDEVRARTDELVKKLRDEGKAELVPGILFIDDAHMLDIEAYSFLTKAMESEFAPIIVLATNRGMTTVRGTDEVAPHGMPRDLLDRLLIITTKPYTEDEIREILKLRASEEDVELSEDALALLTKIGKEHSLRYAVQLLQPAKVVAERRGSGKVEVPDVEYVSKIFADLRTSIDYVEKYKDLLLR; encoded by the coding sequence GTGAAGCACATGTCTGAGATACAGGTAACTCCCATCAGGCAGCCCAAGTGGTCATCAGTCCACAGCCACATAAGGGGGCTGGGCCTTGACCCCAAGGGCAAGGCAAAGCCAGTCGCTGACGGCATGATAGGGCAAGTGGAGGCCAGGGAGGCAGCCGGCATCATAGTAGAGCTCGTCAGGCAGGGGAGGCTTGGCGGGAAGGGCGTCCTCATGGTTGGGCCCAGCGGGACCGGCAAGACCGCCATAGCGGTCGCGATGGCGAGGGAGCTGGGCGAGGACACGCCCTTCGTAGCTGTCAACGGGGCCGAGGTCCTGGCGGCCGAGAACAAGACGGCCTTCCTAATGCAGGCGTTCAGGAGGGCCGTCGGGATAAGGATCAGGGAGACCAGGGAGGTGGTCACCGGCGTTGTCACTGAGCTGAAGTACATCAAGAAGACCTCGCCCTTCTACCCATATCCAGTCCTCGGGGGCGCCAGGATATCCCTGGAGACCAAGGACGACTCGGCCGCGTTCACGGTCGGCCCCGAGGTGGCCCAGCAGCTCCAGGCGCTTGGAGTTAGGAAGGGGGACGTGATAATGATAGACGTTGAGACTGGCGACGTGAGGAGGCTCGGCCGCGTCAGGGAGAAGGCGGAGAAGGTCTTCGACATCGACGTGACCCAGGAGGTAGAGGTGCCCTCGGGGAAGGTGAGGTCCAGGAGGGACATAGTCAGGACCCTGACTTTCCATGACATAGACGCCTCGCTGGCGGCCCAGAGGGCGGCCTTCACGCTATTCGGCTTCCTGAGGGAGGAGGCCACCATAACTGACGAGGTCAGGGCCAGGACAGACGAGCTTGTCAAGAAACTGAGGGACGAAGGCAAGGCGGAGCTGGTCCCGGGTATACTGTTCATAGACGACGCCCACATGCTTGACATAGAGGCATACAGCTTCCTTACCAAGGCCATGGAGAGCGAGTTCGCCCCGATCATAGTGCTCGCCACGAACAGGGGCATGACGACCGTGAGGGGCACGGACGAAGTCGCCCCCCACGGCATGCCGAGGGACCTGCTCGACAGGCTCCTCATAATAACGACGAAGCCCTACACGGAGGACGAGATCAGGGAGATACTGAAGCTGAGGGCCTCTGAGGAGGACGTCGAGCTCTCCGAGGACGCCCTGGCCCTGCTGACCAAGATAGGGAAGGAGCACAGCCTTAGGTACGCGGTCCAGCTGCTCCAGCCCGCCAAGGTCGTGGCCGAGAGGAGGGGGTCAGGCAAGGTCGAGGTCCCTGACGTGGAGTACGTGTCAAAGATCTTCGCTGACCTCAGGACGAGCATAGATTACGTAGAGAAGTACAAGGACCTCCTGCTGAGGTGA
- a CDS encoding Phosphate-starvation-inducible E, protein MGQAKGLPKGAFEVSLTVVEAIIAAVIVVVIALAVYATALEISSAVTSRSISVVHDSVLSIVDLVIIMLLAADLLRTIVVSVREGRMPARSIVEIALLVIVREMVATSLEGFNYVTMLALSVSFLAVSGSYIIITKYAEK, encoded by the coding sequence ATGGGGCAGGCCAAGGGGTTGCCTAAGGGAGCCTTTGAGGTCAGCCTCACAGTAGTTGAGGCCATAATAGCGGCCGTCATAGTCGTCGTGATAGCGCTCGCGGTATACGCCACGGCCCTGGAGATTTCCTCAGCTGTCACCTCGCGTAGCATAAGCGTTGTGCACGACTCTGTGCTGAGCATAGTGGACCTCGTGATCATAATGCTGCTCGCGGCTGACCTTCTGAGGACCATAGTGGTGAGCGTGAGGGAGGGCAGGATGCCGGCCAGGAGCATAGTTGAGATAGCCCTGTTAGTGATCGTTAGGGAGATGGTGGCGACGTCGCTTGAGGGCTTTAACTACGTTACTATGCTTGCGCTCTCCGTCTCCTTCCTGGCTGTGTCCGGCTCCTATATCATAATAACGAAGTACGCGGAGAAGTGA
- a CDS encoding Acyl-CoA synthetases (AMP-forming)/AMP-acid ligases II translates to MYEAVSLPEEVPERPGSELTIHRIYERARDLFYDQVIAYRTKKGVFRYTYSEFADRVERLAAALSTLGISGLDRVATMEWNTHWHLELYYAVPMMGHVLHPLNVRLSPQELVYIMNQAQDKVLALNSDFIPLAEAILPKAPSVKQVIVTDTDSVPQKVGGVPAVHYEDLLKERGGRYQWPTVSERRPAFMFYTSGTTGLPKGVYHSHRQVVLHAFSVLAMVGGFGAGPRGLQITSRDVSMIVVPMYHVYAWGFPFSSLMSGQKTVLPNRFDTKAYLELIKQEGVTYFAGVPTILYMLLTDPESEKYDLRGVTFINGGASIPEGLAILAEKRGMRVFVGYGLTETAPVLTLAIPHSRLQDRMSDEEFFKVKLRTGYPIPFVDLMVVDENGKPVPKDGKTVGEIVVRAPWVMYEYFQDPEKTKAAWRGDWFHTGDLAVWFPDGSVLIMDREKDVIKSGGEWISSLRLEDVISQHPGVAMVAVIGAKHPKWGERPVALVVPRPGWQGKLTTEEINRFLTENFVNRGVIPRWWLPDKVMEVQGIPLTSTGKADKKVLRQQFSGVLESSG, encoded by the coding sequence GTGTACGAAGCTGTGTCTCTTCCAGAGGAGGTCCCTGAAAGGCCTGGCTCCGAGCTGACCATCCACAGGATCTATGAGAGGGCCAGGGACCTGTTCTACGACCAGGTGATAGCCTATAGGACGAAGAAGGGCGTCTTCAGGTACACCTACTCCGAGTTCGCCGACAGGGTCGAGAGGCTGGCCGCCGCCCTCTCGACGCTGGGCATCTCGGGCCTCGACAGGGTCGCCACGATGGAGTGGAACACGCACTGGCACCTCGAGCTCTACTACGCTGTCCCCATGATGGGCCACGTGCTCCACCCTCTCAACGTGAGGCTCTCGCCGCAGGAGCTCGTCTACATCATGAACCAGGCCCAGGACAAGGTCCTCGCGCTGAACTCCGACTTCATACCCCTGGCCGAGGCCATACTTCCGAAGGCGCCCTCGGTTAAGCAGGTGATAGTCACTGACACCGACTCTGTCCCCCAGAAGGTTGGAGGGGTCCCTGCGGTCCACTACGAGGACCTCCTGAAGGAGAGGGGAGGTCGCTACCAGTGGCCGACCGTCAGCGAGAGGAGGCCTGCCTTCATGTTCTATACCAGCGGCACCACTGGGCTGCCGAAGGGGGTCTACCACAGCCACAGGCAGGTGGTCCTTCACGCCTTCTCCGTGCTCGCCATGGTGGGGGGCTTCGGGGCCGGGCCCAGGGGGCTTCAGATCACGAGCCGCGACGTGAGCATGATAGTCGTCCCCATGTACCACGTCTACGCCTGGGGCTTCCCGTTCTCGTCACTCATGTCAGGGCAGAAGACGGTTCTGCCCAACAGGTTTGACACGAAGGCCTACCTCGAGCTGATCAAGCAGGAGGGGGTCACCTACTTCGCCGGCGTGCCGACGATACTCTACATGCTCCTGACGGACCCGGAGAGCGAGAAGTACGACCTGAGGGGGGTGACCTTCATCAACGGCGGCGCCTCAATACCCGAGGGCCTGGCGATCTTAGCTGAGAAGCGTGGCATGAGGGTCTTCGTCGGCTACGGGCTCACCGAGACGGCGCCTGTGCTGACCCTGGCCATCCCGCACTCGAGGCTACAGGACAGGATGTCCGACGAGGAGTTCTTCAAGGTGAAGCTGAGGACCGGCTACCCGATACCCTTCGTTGACCTCATGGTCGTGGACGAGAACGGCAAGCCCGTGCCCAAGGACGGGAAGACGGTCGGCGAGATAGTCGTCAGGGCGCCCTGGGTCATGTACGAGTACTTCCAGGACCCAGAGAAGACGAAGGCCGCGTGGCGCGGCGACTGGTTCCACACCGGGGACCTGGCAGTCTGGTTCCCGGACGGAAGCGTGCTAATAATGGACAGGGAGAAGGACGTCATAAAGAGCGGCGGCGAGTGGATAAGCTCCCTGAGGCTCGAGGACGTCATAAGCCAGCACCCGGGCGTCGCCATGGTGGCCGTGATAGGCGCCAAGCACCCCAAGTGGGGCGAGAGGCCCGTGGCCCTCGTCGTCCCCAGGCCCGGGTGGCAGGGCAAGCTGACAACTGAAGAAATAAACAGGTTCCTGACGGAGAACTTCGTCAACAGGGGTGTCATACCTAGGTGGTGGCTGCCTGACAAGGTGATGGAGGTCCAGGGCATCCCCCTGACCAGCACGGGCAAGGCTGACAAGAAGGTGCTGAGGCAGCAGTTCTCGGGCGTCCTTGAGTCCAGCGGCTGA
- a CDS encoding Malic enzyme → MVSDGTRVLGLGKVGPEAAYPVMEGKALLFKYLGGVDAVPLVHRASDPNKFIELLQLVEPSFGGINLEDIEKPKCFYILDEARRRLSIPVWHDDQQGTATVTLAGLMNALKVVGKRLNDVRIVIFGAGASNVAFYRLLKVMGMNLHNVVAITTKGILHPEMKDIDKLMVSDPYQYQIAIETNGGDLPPNSPIERAFEGADVLVAASAPGPGIIKPEWVSRMSKDAIVFALANPVPEIWPWEAKKAGARIVATGRSDFPNQVNNSLAFPAVFRGVLDVRAKTITDTMAVAAAVELAKYAEENGGINENRILPTMEEWEVYPRVAAAIAVRAVEEGVARRTTTYKEELERAREIIGTVRQKFQSIWSSGLIPKPPVDYEG, encoded by the coding sequence GTGGTCAGCGACGGCACGAGGGTACTGGGCCTTGGCAAGGTGGGCCCTGAGGCCGCCTACCCAGTCATGGAGGGCAAGGCGCTCCTGTTCAAGTACCTGGGAGGGGTTGACGCGGTACCGCTGGTTCACAGGGCCTCAGACCCCAACAAGTTCATAGAGCTGTTGCAGCTGGTCGAGCCCTCGTTCGGCGGCATAAACCTTGAGGACATAGAGAAGCCCAAGTGCTTCTACATACTTGACGAGGCGAGGAGGAGGCTGAGCATACCGGTCTGGCACGACGACCAGCAGGGCACCGCAACCGTTACGCTGGCCGGCCTCATGAACGCTCTGAAGGTAGTGGGCAAGAGGCTTAATGACGTAAGGATAGTGATATTTGGGGCCGGCGCGAGCAACGTGGCCTTCTACAGGCTCCTCAAGGTCATGGGCATGAACCTCCACAACGTGGTGGCCATAACGACGAAGGGGATCCTCCACCCGGAGATGAAGGACATAGACAAGCTGATGGTCTCAGACCCCTACCAGTACCAGATAGCCATTGAAACGAACGGCGGCGACCTGCCCCCCAACTCACCCATAGAGAGGGCCTTCGAGGGGGCCGACGTCCTGGTTGCAGCCTCGGCCCCAGGGCCCGGCATCATAAAGCCCGAGTGGGTGTCAAGGATGAGCAAAGACGCTATAGTGTTCGCCCTGGCAAACCCTGTGCCAGAGATATGGCCCTGGGAGGCCAAGAAGGCTGGGGCGAGGATAGTAGCTACAGGCAGGAGCGACTTCCCAAACCAGGTCAACAACAGCCTCGCGTTCCCAGCCGTCTTCAGGGGGGTGCTTGACGTCAGGGCTAAGACCATAACCGACACTATGGCGGTCGCCGCGGCAGTTGAGCTGGCAAAGTACGCTGAGGAGAACGGGGGAATTAATGAGAACAGGATACTTCCGACCATGGAGGAGTGGGAGGTCTACCCAAGGGTCGCCGCAGCCATAGCGGTCAGGGCAGTGGAGGAGGGGGTCGCGAGGAGGACGACAACGTATAAGGAGGAGCTCGAGAGGGCCAGGGAGATAATCGGCACCGTGAGGCAGAAGTTCCAGTCCATCTGGTCAAGTGGCCTCATACCTAAGCCCCCCGTTGACTACGAGGGATGA
- a CDS encoding Acetyltransferase (GNAT) family: protein MTTRDEPMYAEPAITVRRATDSDVAGLAELMYRFYAFNEEFDPSWAAVRNLREAVKEHAAEALRDPSSIVLVAASGNSVIGYLRAVLEESRLLASSRTLVIKELYVKPEHRRAGVATLLVNKAIDEARKLRAGLVAVEFPSANKIAEDLYLKIGFRPYLVRYVKEA, encoded by the coding sequence TTGACTACGAGGGATGAGCCCATGTACGCTGAGCCCGCCATTACCGTGAGGAGGGCGACGGACTCCGACGTGGCTGGGCTAGCTGAGCTCATGTACAGGTTCTACGCCTTCAACGAGGAGTTCGACCCCTCATGGGCTGCTGTGCGCAACCTGAGGGAGGCGGTCAAGGAGCACGCGGCCGAGGCGCTGAGGGACCCGAGCTCAATAGTCCTGGTGGCGGCCAGCGGCAATAGCGTCATAGGCTACCTCCGGGCGGTGCTCGAGGAGAGCAGGCTCCTGGCGAGCTCGAGGACGCTGGTGATAAAGGAGCTCTACGTGAAGCCTGAGCACAGGAGGGCAGGGGTGGCCACGCTCCTCGTTAACAAGGCCATAGACGAGGCCAGGAAGCTGAGGGCGGGCCTCGTGGCCGTGGAGTTCCCCTCGGCCAACAAGATAGCCGAGGACCTCTACCTCAAGATAGGATTTAGACCTTACCTTGTCAG